GCATGAATAAATAAGCATCTTGTATTTTCGAGGGGAGAGCTTCACTATTTTATTATATGGTCTTTAATCTTTTTTTCAGCTAAAATTTATTGTATGCCAGATAATCAATCACTTGAGATTAAGTTGATAAAAACATTATATTTAAAGTATCAGCAAGAAATAATTAATATTGATGGCGTTTTTATCCAGGCTCAGTTTAACGGACTGTCAGATTTATTGAGTATTTCAATTAAAGAAAAGCCTTTTAATACCAAAATGTTGATCGCAGATATTCAGTTTGTTAACAGGTCATTAGAGATAAGTAATAATGTAAATGAGAGCAAACTCAAGAAAATGGTTCTTGCAAAATTAAAGCAGTATCCTATTTTACTTAATGGGATAGATGCTTTTGTTAATGATAATCAAGAATTGATTGCTTCTTTAAATCAACACAATGAAGAGTTTGAGTCAGTTGAAGTTGAGGCGCAACAGTTAAAAGTGAGTAATAGTTTTAGAAAAATTGCCTTTATATATTTTAACGAAAACGAGGAGTCACAGAAGGTGATTGATGACTACAAAAATATCCAAAGTGAACTATTAAAAAAAATAACCCAATCTAATAAACTATTTTTATTAGATTTATCAAAAAAAGTTCCTCAGTTAGAGCAAAAAAGTGCTGTAATTAAAATTTTACTTAGTAAAATTTGTACGGAGCCAATCGGGAGTCTATTGCTTTTAAAGGTTTTTAAAGCTTAGAAAAATAAACTTTTATTTTATTAGTATCTGGAGAAACAAGAAAACTTTTGCTGTTGATTTCTTGATCACAACCATTAATTTCTGTTTTTAGAATCTGTACAGGAAGATTTATTTCTATCGATTTAGGTGGAGTATGAAATTCACAATTGAGTGATATTTCTAGTTCATTTTCCTTAGTTACTAAATATTTAAAGCTTACCTTACCAAAATGGGTTGGTGCTTTTTTCATTTTTATTTCTTCAAAGAGATGTAACCAGTCAGGAGGGATAACAGGAGTAAGGATAAGTTTATCTTTTTCTTCAAGTATCAGCATGTTCCTGACAATCATTAAAAAGTCAGCAGCAGCCCAACCATGATGACCATCACCTACAACTCCGCCAAAGGTAAAAGGATGGATGGATTCTGGCCAAGTAAAAGTATTGGTAGCTTTATCAAGTAGCCAATAAACTAGGTCTAAGGCTTTTTGGTCTCTTCTAGAAACATAGTATTGTGCAATATGTGCGTTTAGGTAGGTTCCGTGTCCAGAATGATTAATATCGTGGAAGAAAGCGCCATTAGTAAAACAACGTTCTCTGAGCATTTCAACTGTATTTTCGAGTCTTTCATCGTAAGGGTCAAAAAGATATAGTGGATATAGAGCAGCTAAACTACCTATGGCTCCACTATCAATGTATCTGTCAGGACTAATCGGTAGACAAGGTTTGCCTTCTTTTTGTGCTGCAAATTTTAATGACTCATCTAAATCTTTTTTTAGTTTCTCAATAGCTTTCTCAATAAATTTAGTTTCTAATTTTTCTTCTGGCACTTGCTCAATTAAGAACTTGGCATCTTGTAACCCTTTTAAGGACCAGTAGTCATCCCAATAGTAAACGCCATTTGCTCCAAAGTGCTCAGCACTTAACCCCAGAGGCATTATTCCAGTGTAGGGCGACTTTTCTTTGTAAGTTTCTTTTAGTTTTTTAGTAATCCATTTTGCACCATTGTAAACAGAAGGAATCAGTTTACGAAGTAGAATAATGTCTTTTGTAACTCGGTAATATTCCGCGATAATCCAGATGGCTTCACCATTACTATCCCATTCAGTCATTTGTGAGAAAAAGAAGCCATCCAAGCGCTGTCTGGATGGATAGGTCTGTAAAACTTCTTTTGTTTCTTCATAGAACCCACTCTTCAGTAATGCTTGTAAAAGATAAGAAGCATCTCTAAACCAGAAATTATGATAATTAAAAGGACCAGGGGTGATGCTTTTCCCGTCATGGAACAAAAGCATAAAGCTTACATTTGTTTTAAAAGCTTTTTCTAATCTTTTGTCAGGAATACTTATTTCGATTCCTTCTGCTGTTTTTGATGCCCATTCTATGAGTGTCTGCTGTTTATAATTTTCATAGTCACCCTCTAAATAAGCATCTTTAGAGATAACATTGTTTTTATCCATAGTGATTCTACACTCGATAATTTTTTCTTCGTTAGGGTTGAGAAATAAATTATATTCGGCTCCAGCAGTTGCCAGCCCAGCGCTACATTTGATTTCTTGTGGCGTTTCTATTGTTTTATCAGCTAATAGTTCGTTAATATCACCTCTGTCAAAATTAGATAATAATACTCTTGTAGGTTCATCTTTTAAGACAACACCTAAGTGTCCATTAACAAAAAACATGTGATTTTTGTAAGAGCATTTAGAGATAAGGCTTATTCCTTCAGGGTTATATGGTCTAATCGAGATTATTAAGGAAACTTCAGCTCCATTGTCTCCAAAATTAATTATTTTAGAAGAATGGAAAATAGTATCTCTATCTTGGATTGTTTGAACAAAGACAGTTGATGTCACAAAGAAGTCGTCAGCTTCAAAACGCGTTTCAATCACGGGTACACTTCCTAAAACTCTTTGTTTAACGGATTTCATTCTAGAAGGAGCATATAGTTTTCCTTTGTGATAAGCCCAGACATCCACGGACCAACTATAAATTCTTGGTGTAACTAGTCCTCTTACATCAACAATAGCTTCTTTGGTATTGCCTAACTTTCCAATAGCTGTCCAGTTTCTATTGGCAACATTCATGGCTGGAAGTTGAAATCCTCTTGGAATAAATCCAAGTCCTCTGCTGTCATATTGTTGAACAACCCAATAAGGCCACACCCACACAGAGTGAGAAGCAAAAACGATTTGATTAAAAAGTCCTCTAACCATGTTGAGAATATTCATGGATACAAGGTCTTTAGGAAGGCCGCCTTTGCCTTGTTTCCCAACAATAGACATCGGTTTAATGTAATTAATAGCTCTTTCTGGAATCCCAAACTTATCGGCGATGAAATTTATAATAGCTTTATTCATAGATTTAAGCACCATAGTTGAAATACTTTACTATAAATTCTTTAGCTTTATCAATACTGTCTTGGCAAATTCTTTGGTCTTCTAATAGTTTTAAGTAGTTGTGAAGCTCAGCCTCTTTTTTATTTTGTAAGGACGTGAGAATTATTTTTGTTTGTGATTTGTTAATAGTTTGTATCGCTAATGCCAGCGTTTGAACAGGTATTTCATTTAATTTTTCTTTTAAGGTGGTCTTGGGTTGCTTGAAAATATCATTAAATCTGAGCACATATCCTTTTGGTAGGATGTTTTGTTCAGTGATTGTTTTTAGGACTTTGTTTCTATGATGTTCTGGAAGTTTGTCGAAAACTGTGCCTAGCGCATCTGTTTTATCTATAAAATTAGAGATGTTTCCTTTTATGCTTTCTGCTAGTTCTGTAACATATGCTTGGTCTACACCATCAAGATTTAGCAGAGTATTTATCAGTAAGTTTTTGTCTTCCAGATTTTCCCAAATAATTTGAGTAAGTTTATCTGGCAAGTAGTACATAAGAACTGCAATTCTTTTGATGTAATCATCTTCATCTAACCAAGAATCCAGTAATCCTAAAAGCTTAAAAATGTCTCCATCAGTTACGAAATAAAAGGGGTTTTGTCTAGTGATAGCAATGTTTGGTTTATAAATCTGAGGTGTTTGGTAAAGCCTTTGAGTTTTTTTGGCTAGTCCGTAAGTATTGATTATTAAAACCAGCACAATGAACAGAATGGCTAGTATCATGGAATAAACAAAAACAGAAACAACTTTATAGCTGTTAACGAAGGAGTTGTATTGTGAGAAAACATTTGCTTCAAAGTCGGATATTTTTTTATTCATTATATTGTTAATTTTTAGCTCAGTATTAGCAATTTCATTATCAACATATTTAATAAGATATTCTTGATTAGCAGGATTTGGTCTGGCTGCTATTGTTGCACTAAAGGATAGTTGGATAAAAAGTAAAACAAAGATTAGGAATATTTTCTGGTTCAGTTTCATTTTATTATCCTTTCAACTATTTTATTTATATTTACAGGCTTTAAAAATACTGCACTTATGCCTAATTTTTTTAATCTGTTAATGCCTTCGATAGTAAGCTCTTGGGCAACAATTAATATATTAGCATGATAATAATTTTTTTTAATGTCTCTGATAAAAATAAACTCCTCTTCGGTATTATTGTTGATACCAAAAACTAAACAGTCAAAGTAATAGTTTTTTATTTCATTTGTAAGAAAGTTGTTTTGAATGGACACAGTGTAGTCATCTGGTAGTTTGGGAAGCAAGGATTGCTTAAGAGTTAAAGAAAAAAAATCGCAACTATCAATAATAAGAACTTTTTTCATTTGAACCCCTGTGGTTATTTTAGTCTTAACCATATCTTATTAAACAAAAGAGATTTGTTCAATAATTTCAAGTTTAACTATTATATTTCGCATGTTATATTATCTGCATGAACAAATTAATAAAAAAAGATAGATCCATTACTGATATTTTTCAGGAGCAAAAGTTTACATTTTCCGCAGAATTAATCCCTCCTAGAAACGGTGATTCTGTTGATTCGGTTTTCGAAAAAGCAACTGTACTTGCGGGAGCTGGAGTAGATTTTATTTCCATCACCAAAGGCGCGGGCGGGTCACTAAGAAGTGGAACTATTCCTATTTCTTTTGTTATTAAAGAAAAGATTGGCGTGCCGATTGTCGCTCATATAACTTGTATGGAAATGAATCATAAGGAAATAGAGAATTATTTGATAGACCATTCTTATTTAGGTATTACCAATGTCCTGGCTTTAAGGGGTGATCCTCCTACTGGAGTTTTAACCGAGTATAAAGCTGGCGAAGACCAATATCAGTATGCGTATCAGTTAATTGAAAAAATAACCGAATTAAATGAAGGTAAATATATTCTCAGAAAAGGTTATGATAAAGATTCTGTAGATTATCATGTTGGACAGAAGCTGGATTTCACTATCGGTGCGGCTGTTTATCCTCAACCAGAAGATGGTAATGTAGAAAGAAATGTTGGTTATTTGATTGAGAAAATTAACAGAGGTGCCACTTTTGGAATTACTCAGATGATTTATTCTCCAGAAGACTTTGGCGCTTTTATGCAATTATTAAAGAAAAAAGGCTATAACATCCCAATTTTACCTGGCATGAGAGTTATCCAAAAGACGAGTCAGGCTGAGTTTTTGATGAGAAATTTTAAAATTAATATACCTCAGCAATATTTAGATATTTTGAAAAAAGAAAATAATGAAAACGAGATTAAGGAATATATTATAGATTTATCTCTAAAATTTAAAAAAGCAGGCGCACAAGGTGCTCATTTTTTTGTCATGGAAGAGCAATTATTAGTTGCGGATATAATTAAGGAGTTAAGAACTCAATCTAAAGGGGGGAAAAGTGCAAGAACTTGAGTTAAAGAATATCAAGAAGTTTAGGTCAGGAAAAGTAAGAGAAGTTTTTGAATTAGGAGATAAACTGCTTTTAGTTGCTACGGATAGGATCTCGGCATTTGATTTTATTTTACCTCAAGCAATCCCTGATAAAGGAAAAATACTAAATGGAATTTCTTCTTTTTGGTTTGATAAACTAGCTAATATTATTGAAAATCATAAAATAACCGATGACGTAACAAAGTATCCTGCTGAATTACAAGAATATTTAGGGATATTAGAAGGGCGATCTGTTCTTGTTAAAAAGACAGAGGTCGTGAAATTGGAGTGTATTGTCAGAGGATACATCACAGGTTCTGGTTGGACTGACTATAAAAAAACAGGGACTGTTTGTGGCTTTAAGCTTCCAGCAGGGCTATTACATTCACAGAAACTTAATGAGCCTCTTTTCACGCCATCCACCAAGGCAGAAGCTGGTGAACATGATGAGAACATTTCTTTAGCAGAAGCAAAAAACATCGTAGGCAAGGAAGTTTTCGACGAAGTAATGGATAAAAGTTTAGCTCTTTATTGCGCAGCTAGGGATTATGCAGAAACTAAAGGAATAATTATTGCTGATACTAAGTTTGAGTTTGGGATGAGAGACAATAAGATTATCTTAATAGATGAAGCATTAACTCCAGATTCTTCCAGGTTTTGGCCAGCCGACAAATATCAAGTTGGTAAAGATCAGCCAAGCTTTGATAAACAAATTGTTAGAGATTATTTATTGAGTTTAAATTGGGATAAAAATCCACCTGTGCCTGATTTGCCTGCTGAAATAGTTAACAAAACAAGGGCAAAATATATCGAAGCATACGAGATGTTAACTGACCAAAAGTTTTAAGTCTTTTCTGGGGGAGAAGAACCATGGGTAAGAGGTCATTTGTTTTTGCATTTATATTTTATTTATTATTCCTTTCTTTATTAGGATTTCTTGTTAGTAATCATAAATTTAATAAAGGTAAAGAAGTCTTTCAACAAGAAGCTACTCTTTGGAAAGTTATTGGCGATCAGTTGATTAACACAAATAATATGACAGTGGTTTTTCATAGTATTGCTTTACCTAACGGAGTTTATAACATTGTGTACCCTTATCAAATATTTGGTTCAGAATATGAGTTGAAAGATGAAGATTATTTGAAAATAGTTGGACTAGGGATGAATTCTGTTAGATTTTATGTGCAATATTCCTGGCTTAGAGATGACGATATGTTTGATTTTTTCCAGTATTTAGACAAGCAAATAGCCTTAGCAAAAAAACATGGAGTGAGCATTATTCTTAATCTTCATTATTTTGGCGAGGCGGGGCAGGTTCAGCGAGGCGAAGAAGATGGTTTTTATAAGGGCAACAAAAAGTATAATCTAACTGAATTTTGGAAAAAAATATCAGACAAATATAAACATGAAGAGGGTATTGCTGCTTATGATTTAATCAATGAGCCAAGTACTTCTGCAAAATTTACTGAAAAAATGCTTTATGCGAAGTACCAAGAAATAGTAGAAATGTTAAGAGCGAACGGAGATAGGCATATTCTGATCATTTCCGATCCAGTTAATAAGTTTGGTAATGCTTTAAAAAACGAGATTAAAAATGTAAATCCTTTTATCAAATTGTCAGATAATAATATTATGTATCAGTTTCATTGGTATGAACCAATTGAATTTACGCACCAAGGATTTTTTGATTCTGAATATTTTGAACTAGGCGCGGATTATCCTATGGAAAAAAGGCTTGATGCTTATAAAGGAGGATATTACAGAAATCCATATATCTCTGAGACAAAGGGTCAATGGGTGGAATATAAAACATCTTGGGTGGACCTTGATTTATCCAACTGTGAGATAAACAGGGAAGAGGATAAATTTAATTTATCTTTATCATTTTCAGGCTTGAAGGGAGAAGTTTGGTTTGATGATATTAGCCTATACAAGAAAGATGTTAGTGAGAACATTGTTAGGCTTCCTGTTCCTAATTATGATGTTAGCAACTCTAGATCTTTTATCGGCTGGACGAAGAATCCTGCTGCCTCTAAAATGCCCGCACGATGGAATGCCATGAATGACCCAAAAACTAGTGGAATAGAGTGTCGCATAGACTGGGAGAGCGATCATTCAGGGAACGGCTCTGGCTCATTATA
The Candidatus Margulisiibacteriota bacterium DNA segment above includes these coding regions:
- a CDS encoding phosphoribosylaminoimidazolesuccinocarboxamide synthase, which translates into the protein MQELELKNIKKFRSGKVREVFELGDKLLLVATDRISAFDFILPQAIPDKGKILNGISSFWFDKLANIIENHKITDDVTKYPAELQEYLGILEGRSVLVKKTEVVKLECIVRGYITGSGWTDYKKTGTVCGFKLPAGLLHSQKLNEPLFTPSTKAEAGEHDENISLAEAKNIVGKEVFDEVMDKSLALYCAARDYAETKGIIIADTKFEFGMRDNKIILIDEALTPDSSRFWPADKYQVGKDQPSFDKQIVRDYLLSLNWDKNPPVPDLPAEIVNKTRAKYIEAYEMLTDQKF
- a CDS encoding methylenetetrahydrofolate reductase; translated protein: MNKLIKKDRSITDIFQEQKFTFSAELIPPRNGDSVDSVFEKATVLAGAGVDFISITKGAGGSLRSGTIPISFVIKEKIGVPIVAHITCMEMNHKEIENYLIDHSYLGITNVLALRGDPPTGVLTEYKAGEDQYQYAYQLIEKITELNEGKYILRKGYDKDSVDYHVGQKLDFTIGAAVYPQPEDGNVERNVGYLIEKINRGATFGITQMIYSPEDFGAFMQLLKKKGYNIPILPGMRVIQKTSQAEFLMRNFKINIPQQYLDILKKENNENEIKEYIIDLSLKFKKAGAQGAHFFVMEEQLLVADIIKELRTQSKGGKSART
- a CDS encoding cellulase family glycosylhydrolase, with translation MGKRSFVFAFIFYLLFLSLLGFLVSNHKFNKGKEVFQQEATLWKVIGDQLINTNNMTVVFHSIALPNGVYNIVYPYQIFGSEYELKDEDYLKIVGLGMNSVRFYVQYSWLRDDDMFDFFQYLDKQIALAKKHGVSIILNLHYFGEAGQVQRGEEDGFYKGNKKYNLTEFWKKISDKYKHEEGIAAYDLINEPSTSAKFTEKMLYAKYQEIVEMLRANGDRHILIISDPVNKFGNALKNEIKNVNPFIKLSDNNIMYQFHWYEPIEFTHQGFFDSEYFELGADYPMEKRLDAYKGGYYRNPYISETKGQWVEYKTSWVDLDLSNCEINREEDKFNLSLSFSGLKGEVWFDDISLYKKDVSENIVRLPVPNYDVSNSRSFIGWTKNPAASKMPARWNAMNDPKTSGIECRIDWESDHSGNGSGSLYANGAKAKWGKDNPWATWGQSGGALSTYYNIEKDVKYQVRFWVKTVNNPAYNVSVGFGIYNVKEILLNKFIMQNLIHEYYAKWAKKHKVPLFCGEFGTTNPGLLNSSFASPQQATYVKDMKDILNKEVGHWSYHSYKSYSPRSDLFGLYNTKEDKQIIRVLRNK